CCCTTTCAATTTACAAACGACTCTCACTCTCTTCTGGGCTGTTTTCTTGCAGCGATCCGTCGGTTCTGACCTCCGCAGGACGTGATCCCATTTCCATAAACAGCACATAAACTCGAAACCAAAAATAATCGCTAAAAAATGAAGACAAAGTCTCTTAAAATGATTCCGAAACGGTGGTTTTCCCACAAGAGTTGGCCACTGTTAGCAAATAGCCAGCCCAGAGAGTGTGCTTACAaaattgaaaagaaaaaaaagtgtcCTAACCTACATTCATCAAGCATTAAGGACATGAGGACAAAGCAACCCATCACAAGTATATCAGGACAtggaaatatatataattatatatatttataaaacgtCTTTATTACTCCATATATACACTTTATATAACAAATTGTCCAAGGAGCAGGAGGCTAAAATTGAAGCACTGCTTCATATTACATCACAGATCGTTCTCTTTGTGttaaaatgagaaaagataaaagaaaaaaatactacaGAAGGAATAGGCACACACAATCCCATGAGCACACTGAAAGCAAAGGCATGACAATATTTactatattagtgctgtcaggGAGTCCTTGGGATAGTTTTTCCAGTTTGATCAGTAGAGGACTGCTCCACTGCTGTAAGAATCCAGAGGTGCTTAAAAAACATCTGGTACTGATCCTGAGTGGACCACTCAAATTCCAACCTGGGTTCCTACTGTCGATATCTTTCAGAAAACGGTGAAGGAGTGTCCTGTTGTATCCATTCAAAGTCAGGCCTGAACAATAGCTCCATTCGCAGGTTGTTGAAGCCACAGTCAGAGGTGTAAATTTAGTAGATCACTTCATACACAGTGGCCTTCTTGTCTCCAGATCCTGTCACGATGTATTTATCATCAGCTGAGATGTCACAGCTCAAGACAGACGACGACTCTTTTGACTGCAGAGGGAGCGACAGGGAAATTACATCATAAACTACATAGCAACTTGTCAACATCAATGTCTTGTAAACATTAACTCAAACATCTCAAGAGAGTTACACAAAGCCCTGACTGACAGAGTATGTGAGTGGTGCAGAAGGAGATGGTTTGCTACATAGAAGTAGTACACGCATATAAAGTTATTTCATAGCTGGAAAATGGGGGTGATTTAATGAAAAGTTGAAGCGAAATGGGAAGACATGcagcattttttaaatgctgtatTATTTTGATTAGAGATAATAAAAAGGTAGTCGATTGTAGCATGTTTAAGAAAATGCCAGCTGTGCAGAGTTTTGCATTCTAATAAACAATTTTCAGCTCAGCTGCATCTCGCCAACTAAAATGAAAGCCATCTCTCAAAGACCGCATCACAACATTCCCATTGAAAACCGCATAATCTCCACGACTCCCACACTACAGACCCACAATCCTGTTATTCTGCCTGTCTGCAGCCTTTCACAGCACCTCTGTAGCAAGAGGGAACAAGGTATTGATTGACATACCTGGAAAATGCTGGCACCATAGGGAGTCCTCCAGGCATTCAAGAGATTGTCCTTCCCAGTGCTCACAAACCATTTACCTTTAGGAAATGGAACAAACACACGTGCACTAATGGGTACAGAGTCAAGGTTGATCCAAATGATTCGATTCACTACAGCACGGACTTATTTGGAAGCAGAGAGGGCCATTAAGAGGGAGGAGGGGGGTGGAACAAAGTGCAACCAGGCTGTGCTAAAAATGGAAAACCAAAAACGTTTTTCCATGTCAAGTTTAACATTTCTCAAGATGCGTGCACGTCACACGAGCTAACAGTGTCTTACCACAGTATGCAAATTTGAGGGAGAGGACACAGCTCTCGTGCAGGTGCAGCTGGTACTTGTCTGGCTTGGTGTGATGAAGCACCTCTACATTACTGCTCTCCATTCCCACAGCCAACCACTCGCCCGTTGGACAGTAGCCCAGAGAGAAGATCTGCATCAGAGGAAAGCACGGACAAAAAACCCATCTCAGAACTTCACATATATTATATGGTAGCTTGAGCATTGAAAAAAGGTTGCAACAATGTTTTTCAGTGTTGTGGCTTGTTGCTAGGTCTAAAACAATGAAGCAAGAAACAACCATTTTTTAAATTCTATTTATTATGGCTGATGGGTATAATTTTACACGATACAGCAGCAGTTTAAAAGAAGTCCCAGCATATAAATCTATGTATGTATGACAATCACCTGTGAAGTGAAGTCATGCTGCTGGAGCTGTCGTCCCTCTCTCAGATCCCAAGATCGAACTGTGTTGTCCAGACCACCCGTCCACAGTTTGGTGCCATCGTGGGAAATATCTATACAACTTGCCCCATCTGTGTGTCCCTGGAACTGCCTACAAGCATAAGCACAGATTGCAAATTGTtaatgcatttatatatacaaaGAGACACTATTTCACACAGTATTGTCAGGAATGCTTCCTACCTGACAAGGGTTTGGTTATGAAGGTCCCAGACAGCAATATTTCCATCACTGCAGCAGGAGAAGCAGACCTTGGCGTCAGGGCTGATCGCCAAGGCGTAGCAGGCCGGAGCTGAAGAGGTGAGCTCGGCTTTGATACGAGGCGTTTGAGAGGCCAGATCCCATATGGTAAGAGTGCTGGCTTCTCCTCCGACAATCAGAGTCCGGCCGTCAGGAAGCAACTTACAGGACCGGATGTAGTTATCCCTGTTCTAAAAACGGAGAAAGAGGCATTTTAGACCAGGAGCCAGGGCAACAAGCATATATAACCAACTGTGCAGCTATCAAATGTACCATTTACATGTTATTTCCTAAGAACTATTCCACTATTATATTCATTAGACTAGAATATTTACTACTTTACACGCAAGCTCTCAACAATCAGTCTAAAGAGGTGAACCAATCAAAACGACACAGCTGAAAAGCAGCCATTCAGCTCTGTTATTTGCCCTGGCTCTCTAAATCCTGTCTAACCTGTGTTTATGAAGGTTAATCGAGTAGGAGCGGCGGCCGATAAGAGGGCTCAGAGCGGTAAGTGGGGAGGGAAAAGCTTTTAAGGGTTTTTAGTTGCAGCACCGGGATGATGCACATTTTCAAATTAGCAAGAGAATTCTAGATCTGTTCCTGAGGGAGATCAATAACTGCAGGCTTTCAGACAAATTAAATCACTTTATAATGGCTGAATAACAGCTCATCAAATACACAGAGCTTTTTGCACTACGGAGCGAAAGAGGGGACATCAAAATAAAGAGTAACAGAAAGGGGAGGGGGCGGGAAGCCATGGTATCCTTTCCTGGAGTAACTACACATTGCATGTAGAATGATTCTTTATTGTGTGGGGAAATTTAAATGAGGAGAAaagattaaaatataaatattttcacaaaacaaaatgaagcaCATCAGATTGATTTTACCAGACAATCGAGCTGCGACACAGGACTCTTGCTGCCTGGCTGACTGATGTCCCAGATCTTCACACAGCCCTTGCCACCGGTGTAGACGTGCCGCGTGGGGTTGCTGATGGTTACAGCGCACACCACCTCGCCATGGCTGAGCGTGTTGATCTGGCGGGCGTGACGAGGTATGCCTGGTCCAATCAGAGCATCTGGAGGAAAAGGTACTGGCTGCATTTGGCCGTCCGCGCTAACATGGAAGGAGTAGGCCCTATTTATcagaacataaaaaatgagACATTCTTGTTTAGTTTCACTATCAAACCGACAAATTCCAtcaattaaatttttttttaagttacagtatatatagtttAATAACAGCACTCACGGTTTCCCTCCAGGTATAGAGGTCAGACTTCCTGGCAGACCAGGAGCACGCATGTGAGGATGAGGATCAAAGCCCCCCTGCAACATACACAAGGGTACATCTTAGCATAAAAGACACAAAAGCTTCTGAGGGCTCTCGAAGCAAAAACTGATTTGATGTTTTAATTCCCCCTATATCAGCTTGAGTGTAATATTCTTTAATATTCTAGCTAAGCGCTTGTTCACTAATGCTTTATCTCTCCCCTCAAGCTTTTATTAGAGACCCCCAGACAACTGTGCTGCTTCCCATGCCTACAGCGTCGACACAAAGATGAAGAACAAACGCAGTACAAATGCAAAAGTAATATttaactaggggtgtaacgatacactcagctcacgattcggtacatatctcgatgctgggttcacgatacgatacacatctcaatattttgaacaaaattaaaaattcaaataacatttattttcaaaatattaacaatttcagtaacctattttgttgcacatacaacttaataaagaattttaacattttaaggcttaactgaaataagaattaagatcagtgtcaattttgacagcaaatttgatttagttttagtcatagtcttttgactaaaatgcaatttagttttagtcatcccaatttatcatagttttagtctatttttagttgacgaaatctacattatattagtctgctaaaatctatctggattaactcatttaattgacgtaattaaatgttccatacaaagatttaactgtttcgacataattttcTTTACCTTAGAATtcaattaaaccaggtcattacctttatttttcagaaaagttgagtaactactggatatgcattgttgtaacacagagaatattagaccatgaacgacatgtagcagttcattcagtctcattttgactccattgactcgttcgttcagtgaagggcgtgttcattcagtacattcaaccaatgaagcgctctgacagagctcacactcaagcgctattggctcgtgtctctttgaagctgcgctgtctttgcttgagacagtaatgaatgagaaatatcattcaaaaagacatattacataaactgtattacatttcttcaatctttcagatcacatacttgttttttagcaggtcattcgatcttttaatatacagtacgactcacttcatcgcttctctgatcggaacagcgctgttttttttttggcttactttatgttgcatatcacgttatgcagcagctcacgttagcggataaattaacattggcatttaaaaacgtttgtgctgcctttgtaaagAGTTTCTTGACCGCTGaatgaatagaattaaacatatcgtaaaatatccccatctctctacgatgagcatcgtaacatttttgcatcgcgaaatatcgtaatacgaagtatcgttacacccttATATTTAACCAAAATGCTATCCTAACACGTAACGCATGCTAAGCTTGCATGAGTTATGACagaggttctcaaacttttccgttgtaaggccccctttgtgttaagagCATCGCTTTGcagccccccatataaagacgtataatcttaaacttagaattttaattaatccaaaaacattcagttatacaatgctggaacctcaattcttttggttggtagtgtcatttttctgatgtttgattacataaaatctatgataaatttctatatttcataaaatgccacaaaatctgtggcccccctggatccattttagggcccccagtttgagaaccactgagttATGAAGCCATCGAGGGCCATGTTGGATGATTAAAGGGGAGGGTGGGGAAATGTGCGCATGCGAGACACTAGAGAAGGAAAGAAACGCAGTAATGCATATCTGTAGGAAAgtttacacaaacacagaacatAAAACACGAATCTTACCATAGATGAGCGTCCATaggcaacagcagcagcagctgcGGCCGTCATCTGAGAGGAGATGTGCAGTCCTGGATAAACCCCTGGACTGGTCAATGAGCCATTCATCTCTGGGTGGTGCCCCATCATGGCGAACGGAGCCCCATATGGTGCCGCAATTGACAATGGTGTACGCAGTGCAGGTGCTGCTGGGAAGGTGTAGAGAAGATGTTGAAAAGCCACGACTGCACAAACACACCACTAGGGGTAATTTCAAGATGCAAATGCACAGTGTGTGCATACATCCTTACCCAGTGCTTCCATGCCGGGGGGCTTGCCAGGTATGGGCCTGAGCCCAGGGTTGTTGCTGGTTCCTGGGGTGGGAGCATCGTTGCGTGGGGTGGGGGTGTTGGACTTCAAACCTGGGGTGGAGGACTTGTCGTTCTGTGCGATGAAGAGACGGAGATGGAATTAACAGCACTAAAGCTACATACCACAAACGCTCAAATCCACAGAGCTCCCTCGCGCTAATCCAGTCAAACACTGGCAGCTCATTATAGCTTAGGAGGATAAAGCTAAACTTCAGACCGAACCTTTCCAGAGACCTCATCCTCTCACTCATCTTTAATCACTCTGACTTCCCTTTTCGTCTCCTCCCTACTGAGGCTCGCTAAGCACATTGAGATATTCGCCAGGCTAGGAACTAAGCTGCTGCTTGTCTGACAGTAGCTGATGTATTCATGTTATGCTTCAACTACATTTATACCCAGTTATAAAGCTGCTGAGGAAGGGGGTCTGCAAACGTTCGGTGACTTTATACCACAAACACGTATCCAATGCTCATGCTGGTCTTACGTGTGGGTGGTCCTTCACTTTAGACGAGGGGGTGCTGCCAGAGGAGGCCACAGAGGCAGGGCTGTTGGGCGCATCTTTCTTCTGTGCTCTGGCCTTATCGAGTCCGTTCTCAGGAGGGGAGTGAGATGGGCTGACCCTTGGGGTGGCCGGATCCTACAGATCCCAAGAGAAATGTCAGTCATACACAGAGGAACAGCTGTGCTCTTGTTAAAAATGAGCGAAGCACACGTTACTTACCTCATTAGACACATCCACAACTAGGTCGTCACTTTTGTCACCATCACTGTCCTAAAACATAGAAATAAAGACTTGACTAATCCGAGACTATGTCTGGAAggatgttttaatgttacaaatatagtcttttttaaagggatagttcacccaaaaatgaaaattatgtcatgaattactcacaagcattcttccaaaatcTTTTTCTGTTGAGTAActcaccaaacagttcttggacccccattgactaccatagtaggggaaattacaatagtagtcaaaggtgccccagaactgtttgctttcctacattctttaaaatatcttcttttgttttcaatagaacaaaaatacgtaatttttcctactaaggtagtcaatggtggtcaagaactgtttggttctaagcattcttccaaatatctttctctgggtcCCATCGTACACCCGG
This region of Triplophysa rosa linkage group LG1, Trosa_1v2, whole genome shotgun sequence genomic DNA includes:
- the tle3b gene encoding transducin-like enhancer protein 3-B isoform X8; this translates as MYPQGRHPAPHQPGQPGFKFTVAESCDRIKDEFQFLQAQYHSLKVEYDKLANEKTEMQRHYVMYYEMSYGLNIEMHKQTEIAKRLNAILAQIMPFLSQEHQQQVAQAVERAKQVTMTELNAIIGVRGLPNLPLTQQQLQAQHLSHAAHGPPVQLPPHPSGLQPPGIPPVPGSGSGLLALGALGSQAHLPVKDEKNHHDLEHRERESSANNSVSPSDSLRTSEKHRNSSDYSLDSKKRRVEEKDNMSRYDSDGDKSDDLVVDVSNEDPATPRVSPSHSPPENGLDKARAQKKDAPNSPASVASSGSTPSSKVKDHPHNDKSSTPGLKSNTPTPRNDAPTPGTSNNPGLRPIPGKPPGMEALAAPALRTPLSIAAPYGAPFAMMGHHPEMNGSLTSPGVYPGLHISSQMTAAAAAAVAYGRSSMGGFDPHPHMRAPGLPGSLTSIPGGKPAYSFHVSADGQMQPVPFPPDALIGPGIPRHARQINTLSHGEVVCAVTISNPTRHVYTGGKGCVKIWDISQPGSKSPVSQLDCLNRDNYIRSCKLLPDGRTLIVGGEASTLTIWDLASQTPRIKAELTSSAPACYALAISPDAKVCFSCCSDGNIAVWDLHNQTLVRQFQGHTDGASCIDISHDGTKLWTGGLDNTVRSWDLREGRQLQQHDFTSQIFSLGYCPTGEWLAVGMESSNVEVLHHTKPDKYQLHLHESCVLSLKFAYCGKWFVSTGKDNLLNAWRTPYGASIFQSKESSSVLSCDISADDKYIVTGSGDKKATVYEVIY
- the tle3b gene encoding transducin-like enhancer protein 3-B isoform X11; protein product: MYPQGRHPAPHQPGQPGFKFTVAESCDRIKDEFQFLQAQYHSLKVEYDKLANEKTEMQRHYVMYYEMSYGLNIEMHKQTEIAKRLNAILAQIMPFLSQEHQQQVAQAVERAKQVTMTELNAIIGVRGLPNLPLTQQQLQAQHLSHAAHGPPVQLPPHPSGLQPPGIPPVPGSGSGLLALGALGSQAHLPVKDEKNHHDLEHRERESSANNSVSPSDSLRTSEKHRNSSDYSLDSKKRRVEEKDNMSRYDSDGDKSDDLVVDVSNEDPATPRVSPSHSPPENGLDKARAQKKDAPNSPASVASSGSTPSSKVKDHPHNDKSSTPGLKSNTPTPRNDAPTPGTSNNPGLRPIPGKPPGMEALAPALRTPLSIAAPYGAPFAMMGHHPEMNGSLTSPGVYPGLHISSQMTAAAAAAVAYGRSSMGGFDPHPHMRAPGLPGSLTSIPGGKPAYSFHVSADGQMQPVPFPPDALIGPGIPRHARQINTLSHGEVVCAVTISNPTRHVYTGGKGCVKIWDISQPGSKSPVSQLDCLNRDNYIRSCKLLPDGRTLIVGGEASTLTIWDLASQTPRIKAELTSSAPACYALAISPDAKVCFSCCSDGNIAVWDLHNQTLVRQFQGHTDGASCIDISHDGTKLWTGGLDNTVRSWDLREGRQLQQHDFTSQIFSLGYCPTGEWLAVGMESSNVEVLHHTKPDKYQLHLHESCVLSLKFAYCGKWFVSTGKDNLLNAWRTPYGASIFQSKESSSVLSCDISADDKYIVTGSGDKKATVYEVIY
- the tle3b gene encoding transducin-like enhancer protein 3-B isoform X3 encodes the protein MYPQGRHPAPHQPGQPGFKFTVAESCDRIKDEFQFLQAQYHSLKVEYDKLANEKTEMQRHYVMYYEMSYGLNIEMHKQTEIAKRLNAILAQIMPFLSQEHQQQVAQAVERAKQVTMTELNAIIGVRGLPNLPLTQPHSVYPALMQQQLQAQHLSHAAHGPPVQLPPHPSGLQPPGIPPVPGSGSGLLALGALGSQAHLPVKDEKNHHDLEHRERESSAQNNSVSPSDSLRTSEKHRNSSDYSLDSKKRRVEEKDNMSRYDSDGDKSDDLVVDVSNEDPATPRVSPSHSPPENGLDKARAQKKDAPNSPASVASSGSTPSSKVKDHPHNDKSSTPGLKSNTPTPRNDAPTPGTSNNPGLRPIPGKPPGMEALAPALRTPLSIAAPYGAPFAMMGHHPEMNGSLTSPGVYPGLHISSQMTAAAAAAVAYGRSSMGGFDPHPHMRAPGLPGSLTSIPGGKPAYSFHVSADGQMQPVPFPPDALIGPGIPRHARQINTLSHGEVVCAVTISNPTRHVYTGGKGCVKIWDISQPGSKSPVSQLDCLNRDNYIRSCKLLPDGRTLIVGGEASTLTIWDLASQTPRIKAELTSSAPACYALAISPDAKVCFSCCSDGNIAVWDLHNQTLVRQFQGHTDGASCIDISHDGTKLWTGGLDNTVRSWDLREGRQLQQHDFTSQIFSLGYCPTGEWLAVGMESSNVEVLHHTKPDKYQLHLHESCVLSLKFAYCGKWFVSTGKDNLLNAWRTPYGASIFQSKESSSVLSCDISADDKYIVTGSGDKKATVYEVIY
- the tle3b gene encoding transducin-like enhancer protein 3-B isoform X1, with amino-acid sequence MYPQGRHPAPHQPGQPGFKFTVAESCDRIKDEFQFLQAQYHSLKVEYDKLANEKTEMQRHYVMYYEMSYGLNIEMHKQTEIAKRLNAILAQIMPFLSQEHQQQVAQAVERAKQVTMTELNAIIGVRGLPNLPLTQPHSVYPALMQQQLQAQHLSHAAHGPPVQLPPHPSGLQPPGIPPVPGSGSGLLALGALGSQAHLPVKDEKNHHDLEHRERESSAQNNSVSPSDSLRTSEKHRNSSDYSLDSKKRRVEEKDNMSRYDSDGDKSDDLVVDVSNEDPATPRVSPSHSPPENGLDKARAQKKDAPNSPASVASSGSTPSSKVKDHPHNDKSSTPGLKSNTPTPRNDAPTPGTSNNPGLRPIPGKPPGMEALAAPALRTPLSIAAPYGAPFAMMGHHPEMNGSLTSPGVYPGLHISSQMTAAAAAAVAYGRSSMGGFDPHPHMRAPGLPGSLTSIPGGKPAYSFHVSADGQMQPVPFPPDALIGPGIPRHARQINTLSHGEVVCAVTISNPTRHVYTGGKGCVKIWDISQPGSKSPVSQLDCLNRDNYIRSCKLLPDGRTLIVGGEASTLTIWDLASQTPRIKAELTSSAPACYALAISPDAKVCFSCCSDGNIAVWDLHNQTLVRQFQGHTDGASCIDISHDGTKLWTGGLDNTVRSWDLREGRQLQQHDFTSQIFSLGYCPTGEWLAVGMESSNVEVLHHTKPDKYQLHLHESCVLSLKFAYCGKWFVSTGKDNLLNAWRTPYGASIFQSKESSSVLSCDISADDKYIVTGSGDKKATVYEVIY
- the tle3b gene encoding transducin-like enhancer protein 3-B isoform X16; its protein translation is MYPQGRHPAPHQPGQPGFKFTVAESCDRIKDEFQFLQAQYHSLKVEYDKLANEKTEMQRHYVMYYEMSYGLNIEMHKQTEIAKRLNAILAQIMPFLSQEHQQQVAQAVERAKQVTMTELNAIIGQQLQAQHLSHAAHGPPVQLPPHPSGLQPPGIPPVPGSGSGLLALGALGSQAHLPVKDEKNHHDLEHRERESSANNSVSPSDSLRTSEKHRNSSDYSLDSKKRRVEEKDNMSRYDSDGDKSDDLVVDVSNEDPATPRVSPSHSPPENGLDKARAQKKDAPNSPASVASSGSTPSSKVKDHPHNDKSSTPGLKSNTPTPRNDAPTPGTSNNPGLRPIPGKPPGMEALAPALRTPLSIAAPYGAPFAMMGHHPEMNGSLTSPGVYPGLHISSQMTAAAAAAVAYGRSSMGGFDPHPHMRAPGLPGSLTSIPGGKPAYSFHVSADGQMQPVPFPPDALIGPGIPRHARQINTLSHGEVVCAVTISNPTRHVYTGGKGCVKIWDISQPGSKSPVSQLDCLNRDNYIRSCKLLPDGRTLIVGGEASTLTIWDLASQTPRIKAELTSSAPACYALAISPDAKVCFSCCSDGNIAVWDLHNQTLVRQFQGHTDGASCIDISHDGTKLWTGGLDNTVRSWDLREGRQLQQHDFTSQIFSLGYCPTGEWLAVGMESSNVEVLHHTKPDKYQLHLHESCVLSLKFAYCGKWFVSTGKDNLLNAWRTPYGASIFQSKESSSVLSCDISADDKYIVTGSGDKKATVYEVIY
- the tle3b gene encoding transducin-like enhancer protein 3-B isoform X14, with amino-acid sequence MYPQGRHPAPHQPGQPGFKFTVAESCDRIKDEFQFLQAQYHSLKVEYDKLANEKTEMQRHYVMYYEMSYGLNIEMHKQTEIAKRLNAILAQIMPFLSQEHQQQVAQAVERAKQVTMTELNAIIGQQLQAQHLSHAAHGPPVQLPPHPSGLQPPGIPPVPGSGSGLLALGALGSQAHLPVKDEKNHHDLEHRERESSAQNNSVSPSDSLRTSEKHRNSSDYSLDSKKRRVEEKDNMSRYDSDGDKSDDLVVDVSNEDPATPRVSPSHSPPENGLDKARAQKKDAPNSPASVASSGSTPSSKVKDHPHNDKSSTPGLKSNTPTPRNDAPTPGTSNNPGLRPIPGKPPGMEALAAPALRTPLSIAAPYGAPFAMMGHHPEMNGSLTSPGVYPGLHISSQMTAAAAAAVAYGRSSMGGFDPHPHMRAPGLPGSLTSIPGGKPAYSFHVSADGQMQPVPFPPDALIGPGIPRHARQINTLSHGEVVCAVTISNPTRHVYTGGKGCVKIWDISQPGSKSPVSQLDCLNRDNYIRSCKLLPDGRTLIVGGEASTLTIWDLASQTPRIKAELTSSAPACYALAISPDAKVCFSCCSDGNIAVWDLHNQTLVRQFQGHTDGASCIDISHDGTKLWTGGLDNTVRSWDLREGRQLQQHDFTSQIFSLGYCPTGEWLAVGMESSNVEVLHHTKPDKYQLHLHESCVLSLKFAYCGKWFVSTGKDNLLNAWRTPYGASIFQSKESSSVLSCDISADDKYIVTGSGDKKATVYEVIY
- the tle3b gene encoding transducin-like enhancer protein 3-B isoform X15; the encoded protein is MYPQGRHPAPHQPGQPGFKFTVAESCDRIKDEFQFLQAQYHSLKVEYDKLANEKTEMQRHYVMYYEMSYGLNIEMHKQTEIAKRLNAILAQIMPFLSQEHQQQVAQAVERAKQVTMTELNAIIGQQQLQAQHLSHAAHGPPVQLPPHPSGLQPPGIPPVPGSGSGLLALGALGSQAHLPVKDEKNHHDLEHRERESSANNSVSPSDSLRTSEKHRNSSDYSLDSKKRRVEEKDNMSRYDSDGDKSDDLVVDVSNEDPATPRVSPSHSPPENGLDKARAQKKDAPNSPASVASSGSTPSSKVKDHPHNDKSSTPGLKSNTPTPRNDAPTPGTSNNPGLRPIPGKPPGMEALAPALRTPLSIAAPYGAPFAMMGHHPEMNGSLTSPGVYPGLHISSQMTAAAAAAVAYGRSSMGGFDPHPHMRAPGLPGSLTSIPGGKPAYSFHVSADGQMQPVPFPPDALIGPGIPRHARQINTLSHGEVVCAVTISNPTRHVYTGGKGCVKIWDISQPGSKSPVSQLDCLNRDNYIRSCKLLPDGRTLIVGGEASTLTIWDLASQTPRIKAELTSSAPACYALAISPDAKVCFSCCSDGNIAVWDLHNQTLVRQFQGHTDGASCIDISHDGTKLWTGGLDNTVRSWDLREGRQLQQHDFTSQIFSLGYCPTGEWLAVGMESSNVEVLHHTKPDKYQLHLHESCVLSLKFAYCGKWFVSTGKDNLLNAWRTPYGASIFQSKESSSVLSCDISADDKYIVTGSGDKKATVYEVIY
- the tle3b gene encoding transducin-like enhancer protein 3-B isoform X9; this encodes MYPQGRHPAPHQPGQPGFKFTVAESCDRIKDEFQFLQAQYHSLKVEYDKLANEKTEMQRHYVMYYEMSYGLNIEMHKQTEIAKRLNAILAQIMPFLSQEHQQQVAQAVERAKQVTMTELNAIIGVRGLPNLPLTQQLQAQHLSHAAHGPPVQLPPHPSGLQPPGIPPVPGSGSGLLALGALGSQAHLPVKDEKNHHDLEHRERESSAQNNSVSPSDSLRTSEKHRNSSDYSLDSKKRRVEEKDNMSRYDSDGDKSDDLVVDVSNEDPATPRVSPSHSPPENGLDKARAQKKDAPNSPASVASSGSTPSSKVKDHPHNDKSSTPGLKSNTPTPRNDAPTPGTSNNPGLRPIPGKPPGMEALAAPALRTPLSIAAPYGAPFAMMGHHPEMNGSLTSPGVYPGLHISSQMTAAAAAAVAYGRSSMGGFDPHPHMRAPGLPGSLTSIPGGKPAYSFHVSADGQMQPVPFPPDALIGPGIPRHARQINTLSHGEVVCAVTISNPTRHVYTGGKGCVKIWDISQPGSKSPVSQLDCLNRDNYIRSCKLLPDGRTLIVGGEASTLTIWDLASQTPRIKAELTSSAPACYALAISPDAKVCFSCCSDGNIAVWDLHNQTLVRQFQGHTDGASCIDISHDGTKLWTGGLDNTVRSWDLREGRQLQQHDFTSQIFSLGYCPTGEWLAVGMESSNVEVLHHTKPDKYQLHLHESCVLSLKFAYCGKWFVSTGKDNLLNAWRTPYGASIFQSKESSSVLSCDISADDKYIVTGSGDKKATVYEVIY